One Hippoglossus hippoglossus isolate fHipHip1 chromosome 13, fHipHip1.pri, whole genome shotgun sequence genomic window carries:
- the numa1 gene encoding nuclear mitotic apparatus protein 1 isoform X2: protein MTINLGVKALLSWVNSIKLSDREIAVDDLQDGTLFLKVIYMLKKQSNPCFSHSTEDRFNLIADFVESDCRFSAAKGSSLSLGNIRDDINLTVEIAKVLLLLVYYDMMNDRCTLNMLECDVEREIANLTGSFVMESEDCVYLSNRIDAYLAKRHLPVSREIFERSATTSTSNVSTMSSLSDEDSPVFHRTKKITFVDMHTVASSSASKSPLQDIMNTPKFQMRVMQRQMMKERDYRDGLERELSGKLSLISQKESHVNQLQYRLDKLKEEQGDQEDVTREQINDLETKNNTLQMRLNEIFKKNKDLKSTSSLMERKVDNLTDENGVLSSQVRTVCSQLAIFEAEVGRLTESQASSQEEWQSQTTHLQTELNQATAEKELLTEQIQILQGKISCLEDEISKATQEEVGENMGPVMEREMVETEINDLKNELDSTFSSLKQAEMEIQTKSHQLADYQQEITQQKELLQQQKSQTGEMIQAKDELLDKLQKEITEQRAALHQEIQHLKLQLDQVEQQKTEQTTRLQQHVAACEREIERLKEMKREREDLLHQTEEKVKDLEAKLSAASSLLADKDQQIISLKDKVDVLTGEAKIIKEEIQAKEEMLAKILLEKSNEQEILHDKIQTLTTQVEDLNSSLKQAEQEIQHKQDLLAKTHQENIEQREMLQQQVATCEEEVQKVNAEIQVRNQQLVTLRNDSSCQSGLLEEEIQGLKSQVENLNDSLTKSAQQVQAQLVLLNKQEHESSHQKELLQQQLSASDDQVRSMREEIQAKEEQMNMLRTDGSEQSDSLNQEIQSLKEQVESLSFSLTSAEENLQSKENLFAEQQLQKAQHMEALQAQMVASRDDVKRLNVEIHAREDQLVQLKSETSTHSDLLQQEIEGLNKQIKSMGDSIDVAKDQVQAKDDLNAKQEQESTLQIEALKKHSAALEEEVNRLKEEIQTKRVEVDEIKFESCKESEVLQTQIQTLRDQVEHLSGSLRTATEQVQDKENLLAQKESEISQGKDKYQNLMETSEEQVRGLREQIQAKEEQLVILRKDGTTHSDILQQEMTCLTNQLNSTVDSLTKAEEKIQIQVVLLDKQEHESSHQKELLQQQLSASDDQVRSMREEIQAKEEQMNMLRTDGSEQSDSLNQEIQSLKEQVESLSFSLTSVEENLQSKENLFAEQQLQKAQHMEALQAQMVASQDDVKRLNVEIHSREEKLDQLKSETSTHSDLLQQEIEGLNKQIKSMSDSLEVAKDQVQAKDDLNAKQEQESTLQIEALKKHSAALEEEVNRLKEKIQTKQGEVNALNIESCKESEVLQTEIQTLRDQVEHLSGSLKTSTEQVQEKEHLLAQKDSEISQGKDKYQNLMETSEEQVRGLREQIQAKEEQLVILRKDGTTHSDILQQEMTCLKNQLDSTVDSLTKAEEKIQIQVVLLDKQQHESSHQKELLQQQLSASEDRVRSMREEIQAKEEQMNMLRTDGSEQSDSLNQEIQSLKEQVESLSFSLSKVVEDVQSKEDLLAQREDEIQKLKACRSEMESLLLRTEQRIEILQTELSAVNALVADKDQHLTSLREEVAVQAIQLQKAREEAEANERILAEIRMESSKQTDVLQREIQALKGEVKDISLELSAKEQMLLKTQQESSQQIDLLQQQLVSVNTELNQHKDTHAANLRLREGVEELQVATLREKEALVQERQELLARIHQAEIDQKALEKQLKAMAFEKERLAQSKQATEKENATSRKLESVLQQELEMLKMEKEKLLKESEKAEDIEVLKRGLQEQLSAKSEAVEHYKAQMEKAVNHYNGKKQLLQECQQEVTELKHSLGVKECEVKTITMENKLLQRDLGKTQTNEKNLLDTVASLKAQLTFADHNLQMHNKVHGKKGSATELSYLDIHNTHSSLQTMVKRTVSSDSLDQSSLEDSLNNTRKLSGPDESSTPLVRSSDRLAAKRRGLQSESLETLYFTPISTRQINRTSTENRMELDSTRKNPSSSVKRRRTTQKTPGGGEGDETFYSLASARSHPNLSRAHPAKPVSMELFGTPARMTAATSDQLISLPGYRRSTIHSQTTSTFCVGSENEPEGAPDDWLRIAELQSRNRACLPHLKSSYPVESEAGQGSVFIFTDEEVRTGDPSDTIRRASTMPGQLQDSLVSHRHSLMMGQSGAAANTRSHRLSLMPGQLPSKSVSSSQIRSPKGTKRSSSTLSVHQISPEKRVKASCFPRPLTPKNKNVNSGSSSSHLRPVLSPAERRQSMMFTVDNTPKKDNYLKKGLKKLRTSTNNPSGDSNSGVGRASRTVNFKSPQVTIKGRRKSPQTTSKIGKSPGLTASARKKPVSVNEENFAGGRRR, encoded by the exons ATGACGATAAACCTGGGTGTTAAGGCTCTCCTCAGCTGG GTCAACAGCATCAAACTGTCCGACCGAGAAATCGCTGTAGACGATCTACAAGATGGCACGTTGTTTCTGAAAGTGATTTACATGCT GAAAAAGCAATCCAACCCCTGTTTCAGTCATTCCACCGAGGACCGGTTCAATCTCATTGCAGACTTTGTGGAAA GCGATTGCAGATTTAGTGCAGCCAAAGGCTCGTCACTCTCTCTGGGCAACATAAGAGATGACATCAACCTAACTGTAGAAATTGCAAAG GTGCTGTTGCTGCTCGTATATTATGACATGATGAATGATCGCTGCACTCTGAACATGCTGGAGTGTGATGTGGAG CGCGAGATAGCAAACCTGACTGGTTCCTTTGTGATGGAGAGCGAAGACTGCGTTTATCTGAGCAATAGGATTGATGCCTATTTAGCAAAGAGAC ATTTGCCGGTCTCCCGTGAGATATTTGAGCGATCAGCAACCACCTCTACCTCCAATGTGTCGACAATGTCCTCGCTGTCAGATGAGGATTCTCCCGTATTCCACCGCAcgaaaaaaatcacatttgtgGACATGCACACTGTTGCTTCTTCCTCAGCGAG CAAGTCTCCGCTCCAGGACATTATGAACACACCTAAATTTCAGATGAGGGTGATGCAGCGTCagatgatgaaggagagagaTTACAGAGATGGGTTGGAAAGGGAGCTGTCCGGCAAGCTGTCACTCATTTCACAGAAAG AGTCTCATGTTAATCAGCTACAGTATCGTCTGGATAAGTTGAAAGAAGAGCAAGGCGATCAGGAGGATGTTACCAGGGAACAGATCAATGATCTCGAGACCAAGAACAACAC GTTACAAATGCGTCTTAATGAGAtattcaagaaaaacaaagacctGAAGAGTACGTCCTCTCTTATGGAGCGTAAAGTGGACAACCTGACAGACGAAAATGGTGTCTTATCTTCCCAG GTGAGAACAGTGTGTTCACAGCTGGCCATCTTCGAGGCCGAAGTGGGCCGACTGACAGAAAGCCAAGCATCATCTCAGGAGGAGTGGCAGAGCCAAACAACCCACTTACAGACTGAGCTCAACCAAGCTACTGCTGAAAAG GAGCTTCTGACTGAACAAATTCAGATCCTCCAGGGAAAGATTTCCTGTTTGGAGGATGAAATAAGCAAAGCCACTCAAGAAGAAGTAGGAGAGAATATGGGGCCTGTGATGGAG AGAGAAATGGTGGAGACTGAGATCAACGACTTGAAGAATGAGCTGGACAGCACATTTAGCTCCCTGAAGCAGGCTGAGATGGAGATTCAGACCAAATCGCATCAGCTGGCCGACTACCAGCAGGAAATCACTCAACAGAAAGAGCTCCTGCAGCAACAGAAATCCCAAACGGGGGAGATGATTCAAGCCAAGGATGAACTTTTAGACAAATTGCAAAAGGAGATCACTGAGCAGAGAGCCGCTCTTCACCAAGAGATCCAGCATCTCAAGCTTCAACTTGACCAGGTCGAGCAGCAGAAAACTGAGCAGACGACCAGACTGCAACAGCATGTCGCTGCATGTGAACGAGAAATTGAAAGActgaaagaaatgaagagagagagagaagacctTCTCCACCAGACTGAAGAAAAGGTGAAAGATCTGGAGGCAAAGTTATCTGCTGCCAGTTCTCTCTTGGCTGATAAAGACCAACAAATTATCAGCCTCAAAGACAAAGTCGATGTTCTCACAGGTgaagcaaaaataatcaaaGAAGAAATTCAAGCCAAAGAGGAAATGCTCGCCAAAATACTTCTGGAGAAGTCGAATGAGCAAGAAATTCTTCATGATAAAATCCAGACATTAACGACTCAAGTAGAAGACCTAAACTCATCTCTCAAACAGGCTGAGCAAGAAATTCAACATAAGCAAGACCTACTGGCTAAAACCCATCAAGAGAATATCGAACAAAGGGAGATGCTCCAACAGCAGGTAGCAACCTGTGAAGAGGAGGTTCAGAAAGTCAATGCAGAAATACAGGTCAGAAATCAGCAACTTGTAACATTGAGGAACGACAGCTCTTGTCAGTCTGGATTGCTGGAGGAAGAGATTCAAGGTCTTAAAAGCCAAGTAGAAAATCTGAATGACTCTCTCACAAAGTCTGCACAGCAGGTTCAAGCACAGCTAGTTCTGCTCAACAAGCAGGAGCATGAGAGTTCACATCAGAAGGAGCTTCTGCAGCAACAACTGTCTGCTTCTGATGATCAGGTGAGGAGCATGAGGGAGGAGATCCAAGCTAAAGAGGAACAGATGAACATGCTGAGGACTGACGGCTCCGAGCAGTCAGATTCTCTAAATCAAGAGATCCAGAGTTTGAAAGAACAGGTAGAGAGTCTAAGTTTTTCGCTGACATCTGCTGAGGAGAATTTGCAATCCAAAGAGAATCTGTTTGCCGAACAGCAACTGCAGAAAGCTCAACACATGGAGGCGTTGCAGGCACAGATGGTAGCTTCTCGAGATGACGTGAAGAGGCTGAATGTGGAGATTCATGCCAGGGAGGACCAGTTAGTTCAGCTGAAGTCTGAGACTTCAACACACTCTGACTTGCTACAGCAGGAGATTGAAGGTCTGAATAAGCAAATAAAAAGCATGGGCGATTCTATTGACGTCGCCAAAGACCAGGTTCAAGCCAAAGATGATTTGAATGCcaagcaggagcaggagagtACTCTGCAGATTGAGGCTCTTAAAAAGCACAGTGCTGCCCTAGAGGAGGAAGTAAATCGGCTGAAGGAAGAAATCCAAACTAAACGGGTTGAGGTAGATGAGATAAAGTTTGAGAGCTGTAAGGAGTCGGAAGTGCTACAAACTCAGATCCAAACTCTGAGGGATCAGGTGGAACATTTGAGTGGATCACTGAGGACTGCAACAGAACAGGTTCAGGATAAAGAGAACCTGCTGGCTCAGAAAGAATCTGAGATTTCTCAGGGAAAAGATAAATATCAAAATCTGATGGAAACCTCTgaagagcaggtcagaggactTAGAGAACAGATCCAGGCTAAAGAGGAACAACTGGTCATATTGAGAAAAGATGGCACCACACATTCTGACATTCTACAGCAAGAGATGACATGTCTGACAAACCAACTCAACAGTACGGTCGACTCGCTCACAAAGGCTGAAGAAAAGATCCAGATACAAGTGGTTCTCCTCGACAAGCAGGAGCATGAGAGTTCACATCAGAAGGAGCTTCTGCAGCAACAACTGTCTGCTTCTGATGATCAGGTGAGGAGCATGAGGGAGGAGATCCAAGCTAAAGAGGAACAGATGAACATGCTGAGGACTGACGGCTCCGAGCAGTCAGATTCTCTCAATCAAGAAATCCAGAGTTTGAAAGAACAGGTAGAGAGTCTAAGTTTTTCGCTGACATCTGTTGAGGAGAATTTGCAATCCAAAGAGAATCTGTTTGCCGAACAGCAACTGCAGAAAGCTCAACACATGGAGGCGCTGCAGGCACAGATGGTAGCTTCTCAAGATGACGTGAAGAGGCTGAATGTGGAGATTCATTCCAGGGAGGAGAAGCTGGACCAGCTGAAGTCTGAGACTTCAACACACTCTGACTTGCTACAGCAAGAGATTGAAGGTCTGAATAAGCAAATAAAAAGCATGAGCGATTCTCTTGAAGTTGCCAAAGACCAGGTTCAAGCCAAAGATGATTTGAATGCcaagcaggagcaggagagcaCTCTGCAGATTGAGGCTCTTAAAAAGCACAGTGCTGCCCTAGAGGAGGAAGTAAATCGGCTGAAGGAGAAAATCCAAACTAAACAGGGTGAGGTTAATGCTTTAAATATCGAGAGCTGCAAAGAGTCAGAAGTGCTACAAACTGAGATCCAAACTCTGAGGGATCAGGTGGAACATTTGAGTGGATCACTGAAGACTTCAACAGAACAGGTTCAGGAAAAAGAGCACCTGCTGGCTCAGAAGGATTCAGAGATTTCTCAGGGAAAAGATAAATATCAAAATCTGATGGAAACCTCTgaagagcaggtcagaggactTAGAGAACAGATCCAGGCTAAAGAGGAACAACTGGTCATATTGAGAAAAGATGGCACCACACATTCTGACATTCTACAGCAAGAGATGACATGTCTGAAAAACCAACTCGACAGTACGGTCGACTCGCTCACAAAGGCTGAAGAAAAGATCCAGATACAAGTGGTTCTGCTCGACAAGCAGCAGCATGAGAGTTCACATCAGAAGGAGCTTCTGCAGCAACAACTGTCTGCTTCTGAAGATCGGGTGAGGAGCATGAGGGAGGAGATCCAAGCTAAAGAGGAACAGATGAACATGCTGAGGACTGATGGCTCCGAGCAGTCAGATTCTCTAAATCAAGAGATCCAGAGTTTGAAAGAACAGGTGGAGAGTCTTAGTTTCTCACTTAGCAAAGTTGTGGAAGATGTGCAGTCCAAGGAAGATCTATTAGCTCAACGTGAAGATGAGATACAGAAGCTAAAAGCATGTCGGAGTGAGATGGAGAGTCTCCTCCTCAGGACTGAGCAAAGGATCGAGATCCTCCAGACAGAGTTGTCTGCTGTCAACGCACTTGTGGCTGATAAAGACCAACATCTCACCAGCCTCAGAGAGGAGGTCGCTGTCCAGGCTATCCAGTTGCAAAAAGCAAGAGAGGAAGCTGAAGCCAATGAGAGAATTCTGGCTGAGATCAGGATGGAGAGCtccaaacaaacagatgttctTCAACGTGAGATCCAGGCTCTGAAAGGAGAAGTAAAAGACATTTCTTTAGAACTCTCCGCCAAGGAGCAAATGCTACTCAAAACTCAACAGGAATCCTCTCAGCAGATCgacctcctccagcagcagctcgtctCTGTTAACACAGAGCTGAACCAACACAAAGACACGCATGCTGCAAACCTCAGGCTGAGGGAGGGTGTGGAAGAGTTGCAAGTTGCAACCCTCAGGGAAAAGGAGGCTCTAGTTCAAGAAAGGCAAGAGCTCTTGGCCAGGATACATCAGGCAGAAATTGACCAGAAAGCTCTGGAGAAACAGCTCAAAGCCATGGCCTTCGAGAAGGAGAGACTTGCTCAATCCAAGCAGGCTACAGAGAAAGAGAACGCGACCTCCCGTAAACTGgaatctgtgctgcagcaggagctggaAATGCTgaaaatggagaaagagaagctCCTGAAAGAGTCTGAAAAGGCTGAAGACATTGAGGTGCTAAAGAGAGGGCTGCAGGAACAGCTCTCAGCTAAATCAGAGGCTGTAGAACACTACAAGGCACAG ATGGAAAAAGCAGTGAATCACTACAATGGCAAGAAGCAGCTTCTCCAGGAGTGCCAACAGGAGGTGACTGAACTCAAGCACTCCTTAGGTGTTAAAGAGTGTGAAGTAAAGACAATCACTATGGAGAACAAGCTGCTTCAGCGGGATTTGGGGAAAACCCAAACCAACGAGAAAAACCTCCTCGACACGGTGGCCAGTTTGAAAGCACAG TTGACCTTTGCTGACCACAACCTGCAGATGCACAATAAGGTTCATGGTAAAAAAGGAAGTGCAACAGAGTTGAGTTACTTGGAtattcacaacacacactcaagcCTCCAGACCATGGTGAAGAGAACCGTGAGCTCTGATAGCCTGGACCAGAGCTCTCTGGAGGACTCTCTGAACAACACAAG GAAACTTTCTGGACCTGATGAATCAAGCACACCACTTGTTCGAAGCTCTGACCGGTTGGCAGCCAAACGACGGGGTCTTCAGTCCGAGTCACTGGAAACACTCTACTTCACACCTATAAGCACCAGACAGATTAACAG GACCAGTACAGAGAACCGAATGGAACTGGATTCAACTCGCAAAAATCCAAGTTCTTCAGTCAAAAGACGCAGGACCACGCAG AAAACCCCAGGCGGCGGTGAAGGTGATGAGACTTTCTACAGTCTGGCCTCAGCTCGCTCCCACCCAAACCTCTCCAGGGCTCACCCTGCAAAACCCGTGTCTATGGAGCTGTTTGGTACACCTGCCAGAATGACCGCTGCCACCAGCGACCAACTCATCAGCCTTCCAGGGTACAGACGGAGTACAATCCATTCACAGA CCACTAGTACGTTTTGTGTGGGATCAGAGAACGAGCCAGAGGGTGCTCCTGATGACTGGCTTAGGATTGCTGAGCTGCAGTCCAGGAACAGGGCCTGTCTTCCTCATCTGAAGAGCAGCTACCCTGTGGAGTCggag gCTGGCCAAGGCAGCGTATTCATTTTCACAGACGAAGAAGTCCGTACAGGCGACCCATCTGACACAATCCGCCGGGCGTCCACGATGCCTGGCCAGCTGCAGGACTCTCTCGTCTCCCATCGTCACTCCCTCATGATGGGTCAGTCGGGTGCTGCAGCCAATACTCGTTCTCACCGTCTGTCCTTGATGCCCGGCCAGCTGCCGTCAAAATCCGTCAGCTCCTCTCAGATAAGGAGCCCAAAAGGAACAAAGCGATCATCATCTACGTTGTCTGTTCATCAAATTTCACCTGAG